From Spartobacteria bacterium, a single genomic window includes:
- a CDS encoding ABC transporter ATP-binding protein encodes MNMSQEVLIEIRGLNKVFDLGKIQVHALKGIDLDIMRGEYLSIMGPSGSGKSTLFNMIGALDHPSSGQVKIAGITIAKLTSRELAYFRGKHVGYVFQQFNLLPAYTAIENTALPLIFNGMEQAAAHEKAIEVLKKVGLGHRMTHRPGELSGGQQQRVAIARALSNEPTIILADEPTGNLDLHTGEDIIQLLSSLSKEMGVTVISATHDHKMLATSDRILWIKDGKVDRLERREDINIKVGSVK; translated from the coding sequence ATGAACATGAGTCAGGAAGTGCTGATCGAAATTCGCGGTCTGAATAAAGTTTTTGATCTGGGTAAAATACAGGTTCATGCTCTAAAAGGCATTGATCTTGATATTATGCGCGGCGAGTACCTTTCCATTATGGGACCATCCGGTTCCGGTAAAAGTACGCTGTTTAATATGATTGGTGCGCTGGACCATCCGTCCTCCGGACAGGTGAAAATCGCCGGCATTACTATTGCCAAGCTGACCAGTCGGGAACTGGCCTATTTTCGAGGAAAACACGTGGGCTATGTATTCCAGCAGTTTAATCTGCTTCCGGCCTACACTGCCATTGAAAATACTGCTCTTCCTTTGATATTCAACGGAATGGAACAGGCGGCCGCCCATGAAAAAGCTATCGAGGTCTTAAAAAAAGTGGGGCTGGGTCATCGTATGACCCATCGTCCCGGTGAACTGTCCGGCGGCCAGCAGCAGCGCGTGGCGATTGCCCGCGCGCTATCTAATGAACCGACTATTATTCTAGCCGACGAACCGACGGGCAATCTTGATTTGCATACCGGTGAAGATATTATTCAGCTACTTAGTAGCCTGAGCAAAGAAATGGGCGTCACCGTGATTTCCGCCACGCATGATCACAAAATGCTGGCCACATCCGATCGTATCCTCTGGATCAAGGATGGCAAGGTCGACCGTCTTGAACGCCGTGAAGACATCAATATCAAGGTCGGCTCAGTAAAGTAA